The genome window ACCTTCTTCTAGAAATACATGCACATAGAGATTTAGCAAACAAATTATATATCGTTGCAAGGGTTATTTCAAGAACATCATCTGAACTTACTTTTAGGATGCATGAGGTAAGTACATGTATCAACATAAATAAGCCATTTTGATTGGTGGTATCCGATCGACTGGATCTAAATATTTGATAGAACCTTCCATAAAGGtttacatattgatcatcaagttgacgccttcagggcatacTATTATTATCGGTGTTTTGACCCGAGGGTCCTAACCAACTAATAAATTTGTGTTGTGTGTCCTTGTCCCGGATGGTTGATGCAAGAAGacacacaagatttatcctggttcgggTAAGAGAAGACACTACATCCAGCGGGGGAGGAAGGCTTGTATTATCTTACACCTAAGTGCTCATAGTAGGAGCTACAAGTGAGTCGAGAGAGAGACCCAAGTCTCTGAGTATGATTGAGGCGAGCGCCAATATTAGGAGTGAATTAAGTCTTGAGCGGTGAAGTCATCCCCCCCATAGAAGGGCTCGAGCTCCTTTTATAGTCTCAAGGAGGAGCCTAGGGGTACAAGGAATGGTGCGCGATTGTTGTGGTCAGAGGAGACGTCTTCGAACCTTGTAGCGGCATGGCCGGCGGGATGGCTCTCATCCTTGTGATCGCTTTTGGTCAGGAGAAAGACACCTGGTCCCTGTAGCCTGTTCTCTTGACGGGGTAGAGAGTCGTGGCTGGGCTCGGGGCATGGGTATGTGTCCGAGCCCTAGCTTGTACAGGGGGTTGATGAGATGTTTCCAAGTGTGTTGAGTCAGAGTGGTTGAAACAGTGCTTGGCATAGTCTTCTGTGAGATTCGCGAGAGAGTAGGTGGCATTTAATGCGCGTGAAATAATAATTTTAACATGTAGAAAACTTTAATACAAATCTAACGCGGCTTAAACGGAGCGAATTAGAATTATAACGCAAAAGATATAGAATATTCTAATAAATCAATGTCTGCGCATTTAAACGAAATTACATGGTACTCTCTGTAAAAATCCTATCTATACTTCCCTCCATCTCTCTTCTCACACATGGCACagaggaggggagggggagggggtggGGGCAGCAGGGCCCACGCCGCCGACGGGGGACATGGGGCAGGGGGCCACGCCGAGCAGCGGTCATGGCCGCTGCTATGGTGATacgtagggcctgtttggttgagcttttttctgaccagcttttctgagaatctagctgtgaggagaatctggctgtgtagagaatctgagtatcattaggattatgtgcggaggaagataaagttgtccatAGGGCTTAGGATCTAGAAAGCGACGGATTTCTACGATTGCAACGACACAACCGATaaagtgtttatgttgatttcgaATGGTTTTTAttcaaacgaattttatagaagctggctgaaaagctgagcgtttggcagccCGCAGCAGCTTCTGGTGGCCAGAAGCTAtaaaaagccgaaacaaacaggggcgTAGTGTGCGTTCAGAATGCCTTATTCCATGGTGCATACATGATGCCAGTTATGCCAGATGGAATCAACAAAACACCTTGAAATTAGAGCGATCCACGCACTTAACAAATAAAGCCAAAAAATTATGGAGCGACCAAGTACTGTCATATATATAATATAGTGATGTGTAACCCTCCAAAGCAACCAATCCATGCAAACGAGTGCATAAGTCCAAAATAAAATTAACCAACCAGTATTGAAGATAAAGCCAGCCTGCAACCTCTGTCAGTTCTATGATTATCCAAAAGTAAAAACACACAGTAAAAAATGCCTGATTGCATGTGAGGCCCCACAAGTGTAGTGTGTCTATTCGTGGGAGCAAAATAAGAAATCCCAAAATGAAAAGCCGTTGCAACAAGCAAACATGGCACAGTAGAGCAACCATGCTCTACTTTCTGTCTAGGCTCTTAGGCACTAGTGTTGAAGTTAGCTTTGCAAGGACGTTGAATCACCCAACTGTGACTTGGTTGCTGCTAGAGCTTCAGGAGAGCATTTGATGGGACAAAAGTTTAGCTCATTGCATCCAAACTGGGCCTCGACAGGGATAGAGAATTAGAGACGGACATCTCAGCAACCATCTGGAAGAGCAGTCTCCGACCGGAAGCAACTAACGACAtttttttggcaaatcaaaatgTATGTTGGACAGTATCTGTCCTTGCTTCCACTgaaaaaaggaaaggaaagagGGCCATGCATGTTCCATCTTTGACCTGTCCACTCCAGCAAACCATCATGCCCGTTTGGCCCAATCTGGCTTGGCTTTAATCAATGATCATCTCATGTCTCGGCAACGGCAAGCGCCTCCGGATCTCACCAGCATCACATTCACAACATGGCAGCCAGAAGCTGTGCCTCATGCAGCTCCCTCTCTTCTTCTTGCAGACCGGAGAGAAAACGGCTGATAGCTGCCAAAAACTCATCGGCCATGGGCGTGTTGGCGCCGTTACTCTCGAGTCTCGATCTCGATACGGCGCGGCGGGTACGCTGTTGTTTTTGACTCGGACGGCGACGGCGTCATGTAGCGCGAGGGCCCCAGCCGGGCTGCGCTAGCTGTGGCCAGGTTGGCCCACCGCCCGTCCATCGCCGCCTTCCCGTGGCGGAGAGCGAGGACTGCGCCTCTGCCGGCGCCTGTAGCCGAGCGAGCACGGcagctggtgctgctgctgccgccgctggGATGGGAACCGCTCCGCCCGGTCGGTACACGTACACCACCGTGCCAGTCCACCGCGCCAGAATCTGACGTCACTCGGCTCGGCTGCGGACCGCCGCCCCACGCATTGCATTggcactgccaccaccaccacgagAGTACCGCCGGCGCTCAAGGGAGAAGCGACCGCACCAACCTGCGCTGCGCGGCTTTACCTTTACCCATTTTCCAGCCAAAGGCTTTGGTGCTCGGCGAGCTTTTGACCTCCCGCACGGGAACGGGCCACAGGGGCCGGGGGCGGggacggccggccggccggcgacGGACACAGTTCTGCATAGACTGCATTGCCGGTGCCGTGCGTCTCCGTGTGCGTGTGGGGCCTGCGAGGTGTCTGGCTGCTGCTTGCGCTTGCAGTGTCTGAAACTTTGAATATCTGCATGCTGCATTGCATGCATATGAGATATGAGCTTGTCATGCGTCTGTAGCTTCCGCGCTTCGCTAGTCAAGTTTACTGTTCTATCCCTGCTGTTGTTTTTTAAGGAAGCGGCAAAAAAACTTGCATGTTCAATATATTAgaagagaaaaaaaaagagaatCCACAAGACCGAAAACACACcggaaaaaacaaaaaaaagagaaaaaaacaaaACAGAGAAACTAAAGTACAAAACCACCACCCACTGATTTATCTAAGATATACTAAAAACTCCTAACTTAATCTTTCACTAATTGTGCAACTTGGACCGTACATCTTTGCTGTCCCTAGAAAATTCTGTTATTTCTTTCCAACCATATATTCCATCAGAAGCAGATGAGAAGCCCATCGAAAATCTTCTTTGACTCCTTGCAGCAACGACTCCTTAATCTTTTCCACCAATCGTACAACGATCCCATGCTAGAAATGCCACTTAGAAAGGATAGATTGGCCCAAGAAAGGATCCTGCCCCACACCTCTGCAGAAAACGAGCAGTCTTTACATAAATGGGCCATAGTTTCCTGTGATAAGTTGTAAAGACAGCAAATTAGATTGCAAGGCCATCCCCGCTTTTGGAGATTGTCCGTAGTCAGAATTCTGTTAAGCAACAGGGTCCATGCGAAGAAGTGTCATTTGGGCTCAGTTCTCGCCTTCTAGATAGGACATATTTTGATTTTACAAAAAATCATCGTGAACTGAATTTTGTATGCGCTGCTTGAGCTGTATTTCCCATTCGCTGTCCACCACCATAAAATAGTATCATCGAGATCATTGATTTTATGTATGCTATTGATACCTTGCCAGAGGGAGATgaattcttttatttcatcatctTGTATGTAAGGAGAGCAGAAGTGCATCCAGCGATTGTTTCTAAGGGCTTGGCACACCGAGATATTCTTCCTctttgctttcatgtataaggttgGTGcaatgttccttggcgcccgaccCCGAATCCAACTCGATCTCCAGAAATCAGTCATTTTGCCGTTTCCAATTGTTATAGTTGTGGATGCATTGAATAGATCGACATCTGCTTTATCACAAGGGAGTTGCAAGCGAGTACATGCTTTATCTTTATCCGTCCACCGAAGCCACAACCATCGAAGTCTTAACGCTCTTGCAAAGTGCTCTAGATCAAGGATGCCTAGACCCCCTTATTCTTTGGTAAACAAGTTGTGGCCCAATTCATCATACAATTACCCCCTTTACATGAATCCATATTTTCTCCTTTCCAAAGGAATTTTTTCCTGATCTTGTCAATCCTTTTAAGTAACCATTTCTGAGCTGGGAAAACATTTAGTAGATAAATCGGTTGGCGGTTGCGCGGTCAACACAGATTTAACCAAGGTTTTCCTACCTGCCTTTGAAAGAAGTCTACCTTTCCAGCTGACTAGCCTTTTATTGATTTTCTCTATTATAGGCTGGATTTCAATTCTTTTTATATTCCTGAAGTGTAGAGGTAGTCCGAGATACTTTCCAGGGAATTTAGAGTACTTGCCAGGAAAAACTTCCACTAAATTTGGCCATTCTAGATAACGTATCGGGAAAATTTTCGTTTTTCAAAATTGATCTTTAGACCCGAACAACCTTTGAAAGCTTCCAGAATTCTTTTCAGAACTTTGAGGTCTATTTTATCTGCTTTAACAAACACCCCCACATCATCTGCATATAGAGAACAACGAAACTTCGCCCCATTGGGTAATACCCCGCCCAAGAGCCCCTCATGAGCTGCCATTTCAATCATACGCTGAAGGAGGTCTATTGCGAGAATGAAAAGAAAAGGCGATAGTGGGTCTCCCTGACGCACCCCTCGCATGTGCTTGATTGCTTCAGTTTGTTGACCATTAATAATGATTTTGGAAGAAGATGAACCAAGGATGGTGGCTATCCAATCTCTCCACTTTTGGGTGAAGCCGAGAGCTCTTAGGACATCTAGGAGATATGCCCAATTAAGAGAATCGAAAGCTTTTGATATGTCTAGCTTGACGTAGAGCTGCCTGTTTGCTCTTGTGAAGTTTTTTAATTACCTTCTGGACATAGAGGAAGTTATCATGAATTGATCACTTTTGAATGAAAGCAAACATAAAGAACCTTCACCCAATCACTCCCTTAAAAAATATTTTTTTTCTCTCTAATATTAAAGATATCAATATTTATAATATTAAATATAGATTAACTATGAAATATATATTTACAATAAATTAGTTAGGATTACAATATTGGCTAAAAAATTAATCAAATATTAACTACTTGCAGCACACATTATTCTTCAGGGAACACGTGGAGTACAAAAAAAAATCGGGAGTGACGGTGACCTAAATCTGCAGGCTTTGTCATTACTCCAACAGTTTGTATGCTCCTCCAAGTCCACGCATTCGCGAAAAAAGAAACAAGAGAAGACAACCAAGGCGAGAAAAAATGTCCCCCCATGGGGAGGAAGAGGAGCAAACAGCGCACCGCCGAGGTCAGAAAGGCTGCACTGCGGATATTGAAAATGAAAAACGACCGTGAACTCCGAACAGCAAAAACTCTGTATATACCACACATAGAAGACATTAAGGTCTTATCGAGATTTAATCAGATTCGCATTAATTAATATTAGATTGGTATGAATTAAAATAAAAGTCCAAGTAAATTTTAATAGAAGTACCTAATACTCTCTctgtttctttttatttatcgCTGGATAAGGAGTACATGATTTCAGCGAGGGATTCGAACAATATCCAAACAAAACCTCAAGTGGCAAGcgtgtgggggtgggggagggagAGGCTACAACCACGCACCAGTAGCAGCAGCCTCCACTACATAACCAACCGGCTATGCAGCTATGCTATGCTATGCCCTTCCTCCACATACAAGACCAACCGCAGATCAACACACGCAACTCACTCACTCTACTGCCTATCACCATCCTCTTCGCCTAGCGAGAAGGGacgccatccatccatccatccatccatggaGCTCTTTGCAGCAGCCGAGGAGAAGCCGTGCAGGCTGTTCAAAAagaggagcggcggcggcggcaaggggggCATGGGCGTGCGCGCcgacggcagcggcaagggcgggTCCTTCTCCGGGCGGTGCGCGCGGCTCGTCAAGCAGCAGCGCGCGCGGTTCTACATCATGCGCCGGTGCGTCACGATGCTGGTGTGCTGGCGCGAGCGCGAGTACGCCTGAGTCCCGAGTCCTACGACTGGCAGAGGTTGCGGCGCCGCATGCAGGATGCAAGCAAGCTGAGACGAAAGGAGGAGGAGCAGCAGCAGGCAGCAGCCGAGCAGGTCCAAGAAGATGCTCGATCCGTCTCCTCTTTTAACCAGGAACCAAGAACCTTGTGTAAAGAGAGgatctttctttctttttctcctgCTTTGTGCTCTTGTTCTTTTAGCCGTTGCAGGAGCAGAGAGAGAGCTATGCAGGCTAGATGATCACGGCGCCGCGCTGTTCCGATGTAATGCGAGCATCTAGTTTCTAGTATACAGGAACCTGAGCTGTTTAGCTAGTTGCTGGTGCCTCTGCGCCCCCTGTCTTGCGCCTCCTCGATGCCGTGCGGTCGTTCCTCATCGGAGACCGAATCAACTGTTGCTCTGCTATTTCTTTACAATTTCCGCCTGCAGTCCGTAATAATCCTGAAAAGCGGTCCAGAAAATTATCACCAGTTAGCTTCTCACTGCCAAATGCATGTGTCGGATCAGCGATCACCACGTTACAGCTACTTTAGTTTTTGAggacatatctggtgcacatggaggattggtgcacatggtgcacatattaaatcaccaTCACTCATTTTAAATCTAATGTCTCTAGTTGATCATTCaatttacaaataacaccttccaccattacacaccaccaCGTTGGAGGGTGTCCTTAGCAAAATATACCAAAcaactagagacgttagatctaaaatgagtggtgatgatttaatatgtgcaccatgtgcaccaATCTTCCATGTGCATTAGATATGTTCTCTTAGTTTTTAACCTTGATACTGAGTCACTGGCAGGGTTTTACGGATGATAATCACCTGGACTTACCATAATTGCATTATGTAGTAGTCAAGGCCGAAGAGGGTGTTTTGCCATACTACTCTCGCCACTGTAGACGCATATGGAGGCAAGGTGAACTAGACAATCTATTTGACAATTAGAGGGTGTTTCATGCTTCACACAATCACACCAGAGCAATGCATGTTTACTCTCTCACTTTGAAATCACCCAAATTTGGTATTGCTTAGAAAATTTATTTTGTAAGGCTATATCCATCATTTTACTCATTCTCATCTCTCATTTTCAAACTTCTTCACAATGTAAAATATTGTTTTGCACCATTcgttttttcttcctacaagaagGGACAATGAGATTAGAAAAGCTGTGTTTTTTGCGCAGCGCCAAAAATCCATCCAGTCTGTGTTTGTGAGTGCTTGCACAGCGTACTTGCAATCTCTCTCAGGTCAGGCGTCAgacatatagatggccaaacgggccagcCCGGCCCGACCCGTGGTCGGCACGTCCCGCCAGGCCCGGCTACCGAATCGTGCCGTGCCAGATGGGCCGGCGTGCCGCTGccgcggcccaggcacggcccgtCAGCCTGCtagtcgtgccgggccggcccggtggCACTATGGTCCATCTGATTATATTGTATAATTTAGCAAAAAATGTGCAGTTTTGGGGGTTTGAACTCACACAACCTAGTTCATAAGAGGCTTAAACGCATCCATCTAACCAGTGCAGATGTAGTTTTATTGTGTTATatgttgaattcttatacttaatatatgtaaactattatttttaaaataaaaaatgtaaccgtgtcgtgcccgtgccagcactacgggtcgagatAGTGGCCCAGGCCCGGCACTATAGCCGTGCCGTGCCAGGCACTGGTACTATACTAACCGGGCCGGGTCGTGCCTGAACCGTGCTTTTTCGTGTCGTGCCTGGGCCGGCCCATCGTGTTAGTGCCAAATGGCCATCTATAGTCAGACATCTGCCGCGTCTATCTAGATACGATACATATACATACACCAGCAGAGGCTGTTTTACAGTCGTCTACTACGACTACAACTAAGACTACGAGCATGCCAACCCACTGTTCATCCAGAGCAGTGCACCAGTATTAACCAGAGTATTCTAGTAAGCTAAGCATCATCATCACCATCCATCCTCTGCAATGACCTCTGTCAATTGACAGGAGGGATGCATTCTTTGGGTTTGGAGGCCTAGCTCTGGCCTACTAGTGCTAGCATGACTGACGGCACCAG of Zea mays cultivar B73 chromosome 8, Zm-B73-REFERENCE-NAM-5.0, whole genome shotgun sequence contains these proteins:
- the LOC103636511 gene encoding LOW QUALITY PROTEIN: uncharacterized protein (The sequence of the model RefSeq protein was modified relative to this genomic sequence to represent the inferred CDS: deleted 1 base in 1 codon) — encoded protein: MQLCYAMPFLHIQDNRRSTHATHSLYCLSPSSSPSEKGRHPSIHPSMELFAAAEEKPCRLFKKRSGGGGKGGMGVRADGSGKGGSFSGRCARLVKQQRARFYIMRRCVTMLVCWREREYA